The Streptomyces tendae genome has a window encoding:
- a CDS encoding phage holin family protein, with product MATMSPLSRARTAEPAAVPEESTGQLLSQITSDLQVLFRQELELAKAELKEEGTKAGKAAGMFGGAGFAGYMVLLFLSLAAVFGLAQVMDEGWAALIVAALWAIAAAVLYRKGRAGMRTVSPKPEYTVQTLKEDAEWARHPTK from the coding sequence ATGGCCACGATGTCCCCCCTGTCCCGGGCCCGCACGGCCGAACCGGCGGCGGTCCCGGAGGAGTCCACGGGCCAGTTGCTCTCACAGATCACCTCCGACCTTCAGGTGCTCTTCCGTCAGGAGCTGGAGCTGGCCAAGGCCGAGCTCAAGGAGGAGGGCACCAAGGCCGGCAAGGCGGCCGGGATGTTCGGCGGTGCCGGTTTCGCCGGCTACATGGTCCTGCTGTTCCTGTCGCTGGCGGCCGTGTTCGGCCTGGCCCAGGTGATGGACGAGGGCTGGGCCGCGCTGATCGTCGCCGCGCTGTGGGCGATCGCCGCGGCCGTGCTGTACCGGAAGGGCCGCGCGGGGATGCGAACCGTCTCACCGAAGCCCGAATACACCGTCCAGACGCTGAAGGAGGACGCGGAATGGGCACGTCACCCGACCAAATGA
- a CDS encoding DUF3618 domain-containing protein codes for MGTSPDQMRAEIAATRNQLTADVDRLADRASPRRMAHRRKARVRRTVTGMRDRVMGTASDTAYGMAGTARSAAGSVQSAAGSTAGTVQSAAGSAAGTVQEGTERAAGTAREVAEQAGQAVQQTPEMARRQTQGNPMAAGLVAFGLGLLAASMVPASEKEQQKASELMERGAEALEPVKEAATESAQHLKEGAVEATRSAATEVKDTAQQAARTTQDEARDQAGGVTEQARDSGRTLKDEAQSRSGPTG; via the coding sequence ATGGGCACGTCACCCGACCAAATGAGGGCCGAGATAGCGGCCACGCGGAACCAGTTGACCGCGGACGTGGACCGGCTCGCCGACCGGGCCAGCCCGCGTCGCATGGCCCACCGCCGCAAGGCGAGGGTGCGTCGTACGGTGACGGGCATGCGTGACCGCGTCATGGGCACGGCCTCGGACACGGCATACGGCATGGCCGGCACCGCCCGGTCGGCGGCCGGCTCGGTGCAGTCGGCGGCCGGCTCGACGGCCGGCACCGTGCAGTCGGCGGCGGGCTCCGCGGCCGGCACCGTGCAGGAGGGCACCGAACGCGCGGCCGGCACGGCGCGCGAGGTCGCCGAACAGGCCGGACAGGCCGTCCAGCAGACGCCCGAAATGGCCCGGCGTCAGACGCAGGGCAACCCGATGGCAGCCGGGCTGGTCGCCTTCGGCCTCGGCCTGCTGGCCGCCTCGATGGTGCCCGCCTCCGAGAAGGAGCAGCAGAAGGCGTCCGAGCTGATGGAGCGCGGCGCCGAGGCGCTGGAACCGGTGAAGGAGGCAGCCACGGAGTCGGCCCAGCACCTGAAGGAGGGCGCCGTGGAGGCCACCCGGAGCGCGGCCACGGAGGTCAAGGACACCGCCCAGCAGGCGGCCCGCACCACCCAGGACGAGGCACGCGACCAGGCCGGCGGGGTGACCGAGCAGGCGCGCGACTCCGGACGCACCCTCAAGGACGAAGCGCAGAGCCGCTCCGGCCCGACCGGCTGA
- a CDS encoding VOC family protein, with protein MDMTLEVIPLPVSDIDRARDFYRDKVGFHVDIDQEVMPGMRIVQLTPPGSGCSIALGESIWEMTPGPTPAPGAYQGLQLCVADIEKAHAEFVARGLEISEPVRYTDSDGATFMHFTDPDGNGWAVQEYRRRATEPLHKVLTDQAQQ; from the coding sequence ATGGACATGACCCTCGAAGTGATCCCGCTGCCGGTGAGCGACATCGACCGGGCCCGTGACTTCTACCGGGACAAGGTCGGCTTCCACGTCGACATCGACCAGGAGGTCATGCCGGGCATGCGCATCGTCCAGCTGACCCCGCCCGGCTCCGGCTGTTCGATCGCCTTGGGCGAGAGCATCTGGGAGATGACCCCGGGCCCCACCCCGGCCCCCGGCGCGTACCAGGGCCTCCAGCTCTGCGTCGCCGACATCGAGAAGGCCCACGCGGAGTTCGTCGCACGCGGCCTGGAGATCTCCGAGCCGGTCCGCTACACCGACTCCGACGGCGCCACGTTCATGCACTTCACCGACCCCGACGGCAACGGCTGGGCGGTCCAGGAGTACCGCCGCCGCGCGACGGAGCCACTGCACAAGGTCCTGACGGACCAGGCGCAGCAGTAG